The Nocardia vinacea genome contains the following window.
ATTCTCGTCTACGTCGTCCTGATGTTGCCCTTCGCGACGCGCATGCAGATGACCGCGATGCTGTCGCTAGGCAACACCTACACCGAGGCCTCGGCGACCAGCGGAGCATCACCATTCGTGACGAACGCGCGGATCATGCTGCCTTTGATGCGTCCCACCATCCTCAGTGCGGTCGCGTTGATGTTCATCCTGCTGACGCACGAATTCGCCGCCTCGCTGCTGGTGCGCGCGTCGACCACCCAGGTGATGGGGACCCTGCTGTTCGACATGTGGCAGAACGGTTCCTACCCGCTGGTCGCGGCGATGGCTCTGCTCATGACGGCGGTGACCACGATCGGCGTCGCACTCGCCATGCTGGTCGGCGGCCGCAACGTACTCAGCAAGCTCTGACCGTCGAAGCCCAGCTCCGACTTCGAAAGGACTGCACAGCAATGACTCTCGGTGTTTCCAGGCTCGATGGCAAGGTCGTGTTGGTGACCGGTTCGACTGGGGGAATCGGCGTCGAAATCGTGCGCCGCCTGGCCGAGGAGGGGGCCTCGGTTGTGGTGACCGACGTCGACGTCGAGGCGTGCGAGAAGCTGAGCGCCGGCCTGGAACACGGTGCGCGGCATCAGGTTCTGGGATTGGACATCACCCAAGAGTCGCAGTGGCAGCAGGCGGTGTCCGCGGTGTCCGAACGCTTCCCGAGTCTGGATGCCGTCGTCAATAACGGTGCCATCGGCAGCCTGGCGTCGGTGGTGGACGAGGATCTGAATCGGTACAACCGGGTGATCGAGGTGAGTCAGACCGGCACGTGGCTGGGGATGAAGCACGCGGGTGCGCTGATCGAGCAGACCGGCGGCGGATCGATCGTCAATATCTGCTCGATCCTCGGCACCGTCGGCGGTCTCGGCAACAGCGTGGCCTACGCCGCGGCGAAGGGTGCCGTGCGCAGCATGACGAAGAACGCCGCATTGCATTGGGCGACAAGGGGAGTGCGGGTCAACTCGATCCACCCGGGATTCATCGAAACGCCACAGCTGCTCGAACGCTACGAGGGCACCGAGCGACACCAGGCGATGGTCGCGAACACCCCGATGGGCAGACTCGGCCGCGCCGAAGAGGTCGCGGCCGCCGTCGCTTTCCTGGCGGGCGACGATTCGACCTTCATCACCGGTACCGAACTCTATGTGGACGGCGGCTGGACCTGCGCCTGACCGGCGAAGCCTGTGGCCTCGCCGGTCGAGAGCGTGGCAGTCATCTCTTGATGATCGTTTTAGCCCATCATTCGTCCAGCCACTGCTCTATCTGGTCGAGCGTTGCGGCCGAATGAATCGGCTCGCGGTCCTCGGCATCCAACAGCCACCACTTGTACGACGAGTCGGGAACGCCTACCAGCCGATACCCTGCCCGCCCGGCCCGCTCCGTGAGATCCCGTACCCGCTTCGCCATCGGGTTTGTCACGGGCCACAGATGCCTTTCGCTCATATCGTTCCCTGTGAATGCTTCTGGGGTGAAAGGAATTCCGACCAATAGTCGTGCCGTATCGCGTCCCACAAACGCGAGAGTTTCGGGAATTGCTCGCGCATCTGCGCAAGGTCTGGCGCGGAGGTCGGGGCGGTGACCGACATCAGCGGCGACGATTCGAACACATTGCGTACCAGCATTATTCGAATGCCGTGGTGCTCGAGCCGCCAGATCGCCTGCCAGTCGTCCACCTCAGTGTGATGCTCACTGATCTCTGGCCCGGATCGTCATCCGTGGCCGTCGCTGTTCGTGCCGTGCCGCCGGTGGCTGGTAGCGCCAGATTTGAGAGCTTGTCCAGTACTTCGCGCAAGGTTTGAAGTGTCGGGCCGCCATCTGTGGGTGGTTCGTTGTCCAGCGGCGGGAATTCGATGTCGCGCGCAGCGGCGCGTTCGCGCGGGGTCGAAGTCTGTGGCGCGAGTCGGCCCGCAGCTACGAGCGTCTGGTATGCCGCCGCCTTCCACACACAGCGATTCACCCGACAGTCACGGTGCCTGCGCATCTGCTCGTGCGCCAATTCGACATCGGCGTACTCGCACATCTTCGGCGGTGTCACGATCATCTCCGCCGCACGGTGTACACATGCTGGTAGCCCAACGCGTGGGCGTGCTGGACAACTGCGACTGCGTGGCGCGGCGCGTGCGGCCCGGACACATCACCGCGCACGAATCCGACAGCTTTCGGCCGATCATCTCTGCCGAGGGTGGATGGTGCCGCATCCGGTTCTGCTACTTGCATATTCGTCATCGCGGCGAACCTTCGTTCGATGTAGTGGCTGGTTCGAGGCGTCGTTGTCCGGTCCGATCACTGCTCGTCAACGCCTGGTCGGACGTTGCGTCGCCTAGTTTTTCGGTGACGAAGTCGAGGGCCAAGGCAAGTGCCGTGTCATGTCCGTCGGCGGCAAGTGGTAGCCACGGCAGCGTCAGTTCGCGCAGGACGGCCTCGACGTGATGGTCTGCGAGAGTTCGGAACTGGTGGTTGCCGTCTCTGACCTTGTTGGTTCCCAATGGGATGTGCGGGTCGATTTGAGTCCGGAAGATCAGGTTGTAGCAGTCACTGTGGGAGCGGGCCAGCGTTTCCAGATACGCCGATCCATCGGGGTCGGCCGTCTCGCCCCGATACTCCAGGGCAGCGCGGTAGTAGCCGAGAGCGTCGGGTACCGCGCGGTCTACCAGGACGATATCGGCGTGCAGCCATGCCTCGAGTTCATTGCTGATTCCGCGCGTCATGATCCATAGCGTGGATACCCATGTGTGGTTCCACAGGATCGGCAGCCCCATCCGCTGTGCCTGCTCGCCGAGGTCGGCCACTGTCGCGACTTCGAGGCCGGCCCTGCGCAGTTCGTGGGCCAGCCGCGCGAGGAACGTGCTCTTGCCGGTGGAATGGGTGCCGACTACCGCGATGGTGACCGGCCGCTCGATCGCGCTCACCACAAACCACCTTCCGGTTCCGGTGTCGGCCGGAACTCGGCCAGGCCCGCTGCCTCGACCAGGTCGGGCCACTCCAAGCCGCCGTCCTCGATCAGCGCGCACAACAATTGCCAAGCCGCCCATGTGTCGTACCTGGCGCGGTGGTAACCCTGTCCGGCCGCGGCGGTGTCCAACCGTCCCCGCTCGATGAGCTTGTCCGGAACAACGGCGAGCCGCTCCGACTGGTATTGGCGGCGTTGAGGATTCGTCGCTCCAGCATTTCAGGGAACACCTTGCGCCTAACGCCCTCCGCGTACGGTTCCGGCAGGCCGTGAGCGCGGTAGTAGTCGCGGATCTGATCCTTGAAGAACAGACCGGTGAACACCGTTGCATGGGCATGGTGGCTCAGTTCGAGACCCCGCCGCAGATGGGACTCCGAGTCGTTGAGACCTGGAACAATCGGCCGCCAATACAACACCACCCGATACCGACTCGCATACTTGAACGCCGTCTCCAGAGAGCGGGCCGCGATAGCAGAGTCGACGGGCTCGATGCGGGGGTCCTCGATGCCCGAATGCGTCACCAACACAGTGACTTTCAGATTTGTGATCGAGTTCAGTACCACACAGTCCTCGGGCTCGATCCGCCACCGGGTAATCACCAGAACATGGTTGGTCAGACCCAGCCCGTCCAGCAGCTTCAGCATCTCGAAGGTATGCGGCTTAACTCTCGGCAACATCGGGTCGGTGGCTCGGTTGAGCAATTGAATCGGCGTGATATGCGGTCGGAACCAGCGGTGCCCGGTCAGCATCTCAGCCGCCACCTCATCGCTCATCAGCGCCCGCGGCACCTTCATCTCGAAATTGTCGAACAAGTGCCGCACGCAGTACCCACAATCCAGCGGGCACCCCACGATCCAATTCAGACTCAGCCCGGACTTGCGGTAATCGACCACATCCAGCAATTCCGGCCGCATCGCCGCTCGCTGCGGGGCTTCGATGAACAATCCGGTCGCCGAACCCGATCGGCAAACAGCGACCGTTGCCGACCAATTGGCGCACGAAATCAAGCGATTGAGACTCGATGCGGGTCTGAGCCAGCGCGCCCTCGCCACCAAGATCGGCTATTCACGTCAGTACGTCTCCATGACCGAATGGGAGGACACCAATCTCCCCTCGCAGGAGTTGATAGCCGCCATCGACGCCGCACTCGACGCGAACGGCACACTGAACGCGCTGCGCACCGAGGCTAAAATCGATCATCAACTGCAGGTGCCGCTCGACCCGCGCGTCGTCGACGTGACGAAAACCGACCCTGCCGGACATCCCCATGACCTGACTGCGGTCAGCGCGCTCTATCCGTGCCAGGCCGACGCGGCGGATGATGTCCGCACACTGGCGAAAGAGGCTGGGTCCGTTGATGTCATGGCCGTTCGGGGACTGGGAATCCTTGGCCTGAACGACTCGCTGCTGCGCAAAACCATCCCGGCCGCGACGCAGTTGCGTGTGCTACTGCTGAACCCTGACTCGGCAGCGGTCGCTCGCCGTGCCGACGAGATCGGAGAATCAACCGAATCGTTCGCGGCAGGAATCCGGCTCGCGATCGCGCGCGTCAAGGAACTAGCTGCTGCTGGAAGCCCAGTTGAGGTCTACATCTACGATCAGATCCCGGTGTGGCGGATCATCAGGATTGATGATGTTTTGTTCGTTTCTGCGTTCACCATCCAGCATGAAGGACATGCGTCCCCGATCCATCGGATCGAACCCAGCGTGCGAGGTGTCTTGCACCAC
Protein-coding sequences here:
- a CDS encoding helix-turn-helix transcriptional regulator, whose translation is MNNPVAEPDRQTATVADQLAHEIKRLRLDAGLSQRALATKIGYSRQYVSMTEWEDTNLPSQELIAAIDAALDANGTLNALRTEAKIDHQLQVPLDPRVVDVTKTDPAGHPHDLTAVSALYPCQADAADDVRTLAKEAGSVDVMAVRGLGILGLNDSLLRKTIPAATQLRVLLLNPDSAAVARRADEIGESTESFAAGIRLAIARVKELAAAGSPVEVYIYDQIPVWRIIRIDDVLFVSAFTIQHEGHASPIHRIEPSVRGVLHHAFVRTLEQTFSHADRVV
- a CDS encoding AAA family ATPase, giving the protein MSAIERPVTIAVVGTHSTGKSTFLARLAHELRRAGLEVATVADLGEQAQRMGLPILWNHTWVSTLWIMTRGISNELEAWLHADIVLVDRAVPDALGYYRAALEYRGETADPDGSAYLETLARSHSDCYNLIFRTQIDPHIPLGTNKVRDGNHQFRTLADHHVEAVLRELTLPWLPLAADGHDTALALALDFVTEKLGDATSDQALTSSDRTGQRRLEPATTSNEGSPR
- a CDS encoding SDR family NAD(P)-dependent oxidoreductase; the protein is MTLGVSRLDGKVVLVTGSTGGIGVEIVRRLAEEGASVVVTDVDVEACEKLSAGLEHGARHQVLGLDITQESQWQQAVSAVSERFPSLDAVVNNGAIGSLASVVDEDLNRYNRVIEVSQTGTWLGMKHAGALIEQTGGGSIVNICSILGTVGGLGNSVAYAAAKGAVRSMTKNAALHWATRGVRVNSIHPGFIETPQLLERYEGTERHQAMVANTPMGRLGRAEEVAAAVAFLAGDDSTFITGTELYVDGGWTCA